Proteins encoded by one window of Flagellimonas lutaonensis:
- the yidC gene encoding membrane protein insertase YidC, producing the protein MEEKKLDLNSIIGFVLIFGILIFWFYLTKPTPEELEAQKAQQEQVEAQAQAEEEPKPTEAEPAPVNLTDSTAVASYKSAVGAFGFTEAKEGTTVLENEVVRMVVSNKGGQIVEAKMKNFVNYDSLPVYLVKDDNAKFSLSFSTNDNRVLNTTDLYFEPSLTKNGDNQVLSMRAKVSENQFLEYRYEMKPNDYLVDFTIRSQGLNGIINTSKPVVLEWQMKARRRSKSVQYENRYTRLTYNHDDGKISKLSESSELDEEIEENVKWISYRQHFFSAIMATDEPFKTAELVSKNLVKEESKDQLYTKEYLTKAPLQPKGGELAHNLYWYYGPTDAKVLDDYKELELVESIPFGWGIFGWINRFIFTPFFNFLSGFLPHGIAIIIMTIVVRLALSPVTYKSYLSQAKMKVLKPEIAEINEKYKDNAMKKQQETMKLYNKAGVSPMSGCVPALLQLPIFYALFMFFPTSFSLRQKSFLWAEDLSSYDSIFTLPFTIPFYGDHVSLFPILASVAIFIYMMMTTGQSMQMQQQPGMPNMKFIMYLSPVIMLVFFNNYASGLSLYYFVSNLITIFIMLAIKNYILEEDKIHAQIQENKKKPKKENRFQRKMREMMEQAEQQKKAGKR; encoded by the coding sequence ATGGAAGAAAAGAAACTAGACCTGAATTCCATTATAGGATTTGTACTTATTTTCGGAATCCTCATCTTTTGGTTCTACCTGACCAAGCCAACCCCTGAAGAACTTGAGGCCCAAAAGGCACAACAAGAGCAGGTTGAGGCTCAGGCACAGGCCGAAGAAGAGCCAAAGCCTACCGAAGCCGAGCCTGCCCCGGTGAACCTGACTGACTCAACAGCGGTGGCCAGCTACAAAAGTGCAGTGGGGGCTTTTGGGTTTACCGAGGCCAAAGAAGGTACCACGGTGCTAGAGAACGAGGTAGTTCGTATGGTGGTCTCGAACAAGGGTGGGCAAATCGTCGAGGCCAAGATGAAAAATTTTGTAAACTATGACTCGCTGCCCGTTTATTTGGTCAAAGACGACAACGCCAAATTCAGCCTTTCTTTTTCGACAAACGATAATAGGGTGCTGAATACCACAGATCTTTATTTTGAACCCTCGCTGACCAAGAATGGCGACAATCAGGTGCTTTCGATGCGGGCCAAGGTATCTGAAAACCAGTTCTTGGAGTATCGATACGAAATGAAGCCCAACGATTACCTAGTGGATTTCACCATTAGGTCACAGGGCCTAAATGGCATTATCAACACTTCGAAGCCCGTTGTGCTAGAGTGGCAAATGAAGGCCCGCCGACGTAGCAAAAGTGTACAGTACGAGAACCGTTACACACGGTTGACCTATAACCATGACGATGGTAAGATCAGTAAGCTCTCTGAGAGTAGCGAACTGGACGAAGAAATAGAAGAAAATGTTAAATGGATTTCATATCGGCAACACTTTTTTAGTGCCATTATGGCGACCGATGAACCGTTTAAGACTGCAGAGCTGGTATCCAAAAATTTGGTAAAGGAAGAAAGCAAAGACCAACTGTACACCAAAGAATACCTGACCAAGGCGCCCCTGCAGCCAAAAGGGGGCGAGCTTGCCCATAATTTGTATTGGTACTATGGCCCCACAGACGCCAAAGTGCTCGATGATTACAAGGAGTTGGAGTTGGTAGAATCGATTCCCTTTGGTTGGGGTATTTTTGGGTGGATCAATAGGTTCATCTTTACACCGTTCTTCAATTTCTTGAGCGGTTTCTTGCCGCACGGTATCGCTATTATCATCATGACCATCGTGGTTCGTTTGGCATTGTCGCCCGTAACCTATAAATCATACCTCTCGCAGGCCAAAATGAAGGTGTTGAAGCCCGAGATTGCTGAGATCAACGAGAAGTACAAAGACAATGCCATGAAAAAGCAGCAAGAGACCATGAAGCTCTACAACAAGGCAGGGGTGAGCCCCATGAGTGGCTGTGTACCGGCATTGTTGCAGCTTCCTATCTTCTATGCGCTGTTCATGTTTTTCCCAACCTCATTTTCATTGCGGCAGAAATCGTTTTTATGGGCCGAAGACCTTTCGTCTTACGATTCCATCTTTACACTGCCATTCACGATTCCGTTTTACGGAGACCATGTCAGCTTGTTCCCGATATTGGCCTCGGTGGCAATTTTTATATATATGATGATGACCACGGGGCAGAGCATGCAGATGCAACAACAGCCCGGTATGCCCAACATGAAGTTTATCATGTACCTATCGCCGGTAATCATGTTGGTGTTCTTCAACAACTACGCAAGTGGTTTGAGTCTGTACTACTTTGTATCGAACCTTATTACCATCTTCATCATGCTGGCCATCAAGAACTATATTCTGGAGGAGGATAAGATCCATGCCCAGATCCAAGAGAACAAAAAGAAGCCGAAGAAAGAGAACAGGTTCCAGCGTAAAATGCGCGAGATGATGGAGCAGGCGGAGCAACAGAAAAAAGCTGGAAAGCGTTAA
- a CDS encoding CTP synthase, with the protein MSQIKYIFVTGGVTSSLGKGIIAASLAKLLQARGYRTTIQKLDPYINVDPGTLNPYEHGECYVTDDGAETDLDLGHYERFLNVRTSQANNVTTGRIYQSVIEKERRGEFLGKTVQVVPHITNEIKERIQILGNSGDYDIVITEIGGTVGDIESLPYIEAVRQLLWELGDNNGIVVHLTLVPYLSAAGELKTKPTQHSVKTLMESGIKADILVCRTEHEISDDIKEKLALFCNVKREAVIQSIDASTIYDVPLMMQEEGLDKVALEKLALSDEEEPDLTQWKEFLQRHKNPKHTVTIGLIGKYVELQDSYKSILESFIHAGAANEVAVKVRSIHSEYINENNIDKKMMGLNGILVAPGFGERGIEGKVLAVRYARDNNLPFLGICLGMQMAVIEFARNVLGLKDANSTEMDENTPHPVINLMEEQKSITHKGGTMRLGAWDCELKPGSLVHQVYGGETHIAERHRHRFEFNNDYKAAFEAEGLIASGINAETGLVEIVELPAHPWFIGVQYHPEYKSTVANPHPLFVGFVKAVLKQKQQQTNASLA; encoded by the coding sequence ATGTCACAGATCAAGTACATTTTCGTTACGGGCGGAGTAACATCTTCATTAGGAAAAGGAATTATAGCAGCTTCATTGGCCAAGCTCTTACAGGCCAGGGGATACCGCACCACCATTCAAAAATTAGACCCATACATCAATGTAGACCCGGGTACTTTGAACCCTTATGAACATGGCGAGTGCTATGTGACCGATGATGGTGCCGAAACAGATCTTGATCTGGGCCATTATGAGCGTTTTCTGAATGTGCGCACCTCTCAGGCGAACAATGTGACCACGGGTCGTATTTACCAAAGCGTCATCGAAAAAGAACGGCGCGGTGAGTTTTTGGGAAAAACCGTGCAGGTGGTGCCCCACATCACCAACGAGATCAAAGAGCGCATACAAATATTGGGCAATAGCGGTGATTATGATATTGTCATAACAGAGATTGGCGGTACCGTGGGCGACATTGAGTCGTTGCCCTACATAGAGGCGGTACGGCAGTTGCTCTGGGAACTTGGCGACAACAATGGTATAGTTGTGCACCTTACCTTGGTGCCCTACCTATCTGCAGCGGGCGAATTGAAGACAAAGCCTACACAGCACTCGGTCAAAACACTGATGGAAAGCGGTATCAAGGCCGATATTTTGGTCTGTCGTACCGAGCACGAGATTTCCGATGATATCAAAGAAAAACTTGCCCTGTTCTGCAACGTAAAGCGAGAGGCCGTCATCCAGTCGATCGATGCATCGACCATTTACGATGTTCCCTTGATGATGCAGGAAGAAGGATTGGATAAGGTGGCTTTGGAAAAACTGGCACTATCAGACGAAGAAGAACCTGACCTGACCCAGTGGAAAGAGTTTCTGCAGCGACATAAAAATCCGAAGCATACGGTTACCATCGGACTCATAGGGAAATATGTAGAACTGCAAGATTCCTATAAATCCATTCTTGAATCGTTTATCCATGCCGGTGCTGCCAATGAGGTAGCGGTAAAGGTGCGCAGTATCCATTCAGAGTATATCAACGAGAACAACATTGACAAAAAGATGATGGGGCTCAATGGCATTCTTGTGGCCCCTGGGTTTGGTGAGCGCGGTATTGAGGGCAAGGTACTGGCGGTGCGCTACGCCCGAGATAACAATCTGCCCTTTTTGGGCATTTGTCTCGGTATGCAGATGGCCGTCATTGAATTTGCCAGAAACGTGTTGGGCCTAAAAGATGCCAATTCGACCGAAATGGACGAAAATACCCCACATCCGGTCATCAACCTTATGGAAGAACAAAAATCCATCACCCATAAGGGCGGCACCATGCGCCTTGGTGCTTGGGACTGTGAACTAAAGCCCGGAAGCTTGGTACACCAAGTATACGGGGGCGAAACCCATATTGCAGAGCGCCATCGGCACCGTTTTGAGTTCAACAACGATTACAAGGCCGCTTTTGAGGCAGAAGGCCTGATCGCCTCGGGAATCAACGCAGAAACCGGGCTGGTGGAAATTGTGGAACTGCCGGCACACCCTTGGTTCATAGGGGTTCAGTACCACCCTGAGTACAAGAGTACCGTGGCAAACCCGCATCCACTGTTCGTGGGCTTTGTAAAGGCGGTACTTAAACAGAAGCAGCAACAAACGAATGCCAGTTTGGCATAA
- a CDS encoding DUF3820 family protein, translating into MEIKPDKQILLELAHYRMPFGKYKGRYLVDLPEAYLVWFRQKGFPAGKLGQHLQTMLDIKSNGLEPLIRKLQRDFPWE; encoded by the coding sequence ATGGAAATTAAGCCCGATAAACAAATATTGTTGGAATTGGCCCATTACCGTATGCCGTTTGGCAAGTACAAGGGCCGGTATCTGGTCGATCTGCCTGAAGCTTATTTGGTGTGGTTCAGGCAAAAAGGTTTCCCGGCCGGTAAGTTGGGACAACACCTACAGACCATGCTTGATATCAAATCAAACGGATTGGAACCTTTGATACGAAAATTGCAGCGAGATTTTCCATGGGAATAA
- a CDS encoding hydroxypyruvate isomerase family protein — protein sequence MKRRNFVATAVAGTAGMMAHSATAKKNDSQRTFSLKNNIKHSVCQWCFNDIPLEEFLKILNQLGVKAIDLMGPKDWPLLKKYDIHCSMCNGAEISLTEGWNDPKFHEQLIKNYTEMIPKVAEAGYTNLICFSGNRRGMNDYVGLQNCVDGLSQIIPLAEKHGVVIQMELFNQVNHPDYMCDNSLWGVELCKHLGSDNFKLLYDIYHMQIQEGDIIRSIQNYHPYFGHYHTAGVPGRNEIDETQELYYPAIIKAIHETGFDGYVAQEFIPTWDDKIEALKDALLRCDV from the coding sequence ATGAAAAGAAGAAATTTTGTTGCCACGGCCGTGGCAGGTACAGCGGGCATGATGGCCCACTCTGCAACCGCAAAAAAAAACGATTCCCAAAGAACGTTTTCACTCAAGAACAACATCAAGCACAGTGTCTGCCAATGGTGCTTTAACGATATTCCCTTGGAGGAATTTCTTAAAATTCTGAACCAACTGGGTGTCAAGGCCATTGACCTAATGGGTCCAAAAGACTGGCCATTGCTAAAAAAATACGACATTCATTGTTCAATGTGCAACGGTGCCGAAATAAGTCTTACAGAAGGGTGGAACGACCCAAAGTTCCACGAACAACTTATAAAAAACTACACAGAGATGATTCCCAAGGTGGCCGAAGCAGGCTACACCAACTTAATCTGTTTTAGTGGCAACCGCAGGGGCATGAACGATTATGTGGGGCTTCAGAACTGTGTGGATGGCCTTTCACAAATAATTCCGTTGGCCGAAAAGCATGGTGTGGTCATACAAATGGAACTTTTTAACCAAGTGAACCACCCCGATTATATGTGCGACAATAGCCTGTGGGGCGTTGAGCTTTGCAAGCACTTGGGCAGTGACAACTTTAAATTGTTATACGACATTTACCATATGCAGATACAAGAGGGCGATATCATTAGAAGCATACAAAACTACCACCCCTATTTTGGGCACTACCACACTGCAGGGGTGCCTGGGCGAAACGAAATTGACGAAACACAAGAGCTCTATTACCCAGCCATTATCAAGGCAATACATGAGACCGGCTTTGATGGTTATGTGGCACAAGAGTTCATTCCCACTTGGGATGACAAGATTGAAGCATTGAAAGACGCCCTGTTGCGATGCGATGTATAA